AAGAGGCTGAGAGAGCGGATCTGCCCCCCGAGTAGTATGCATGCAACAAGAGTCCAAAATTCGAAACTGAACTTGGTTGCCTTAATTTCACATGTTTACCTAAATGTCGTCGAAGTTGCAATCAAAGTCAGAAATGCActcagagattttttttttaatttttctctGGTGCGGCATGCAATTAGCAactactctctccgttccaaattataggttgtttttGGCAAATCTAGACGTACAAcaaaatctatgtatctagatttgctaAAATGACCTACAATTCAGAATGCAGGGAACATTTATTTTACAAAATAAAAGAGAACTAAAATTCAGATATGAgcagtcttttttttttagggTACAGATATGAGCAGTCGATGGCCTCGGTTCCTGCAGACGCGTCACTTCTTCTCAGACCAATCCATTAGCAGAGTGATGGGGACTTGCAacatgggctgggctgggcccaTTTCCTCGCTTCTCTCCAGCAAGTGGCCGATGATGACGCCGCCGGCAGGCAGCGGCCCCTAGGAGGTAGGCGATGCCGGAGGAGGAAACTAGCGGGGTGCGGCGGTGGCTCGTCGACATCGCTCGCTGGCGCCCCTCCCCCGCCCAATTCGATGCTGCAGCCGCCCTCCTTCCGCCGCACGACCGCCCTGCCATCTACAGGTACCTACTTTTCAACCCGCAGCTCACTGCTGATCCCACCACCCAGATACTGCCCAACAGATGCTTGATTCTTTGCCCCTTGGCCACAGCTACAATCACAGTCACAGCACTGTAACCGCCACTTGCTCCTCCTCCTTGTTACCCCCCTGCACGCAACGCAGGTTTGTGAAACAAGATGACAGGAAGCGGGCGCTCGTCAGTCGCCTGCTGCAGTACTCGCTCGGGCGCCACGTCCTCCTCATTCCTTTTCGCCAGATCAACATATGCCGCACGCCTGAGGGGAAACTGTACCTGGTACCTCTGCACACACTCTGGCCAATTATCATTCCTACAATCATCCATCATCGTTCGCTTCAACTGCATCCGATAAGCAGCGAACCTTTCTGTCTGAGTGCCTGGTCGGTTGCCTTCAGCCACTGATCACTGCTGGATTGATTTATCTCGCGGCAGAAAAATTGTTCAGCTTTCCcaaacttcaacttcaacacCTCGCATCAGGGAGACTACGTCGGCATAGCTTCTGAGCC
This genomic interval from Panicum virgatum strain AP13 chromosome 8K, P.virgatum_v5, whole genome shotgun sequence contains the following:
- the LOC120643486 gene encoding L-aminoadipate-semialdehyde dehydrogenase-phosphopantetheinyl transferase-like, with translation MPEEETSGVRRWLVDIARWRPSPAQFDAAAALLPPHDRPAIYRFVKQDDRKRALVSRLLQYSLGRHVLLIPFRQINICRTPEGKLYLKNCSAFPNFNFNTSHQGDYVGIASEPLCLVGLDIVSVSKPQGETTTEFISNFSSYLTEHEWDCIVRDGTPAQVLMEFYRYWCLKEAYVKAIGAGLGFGLHSSGGAL